Within the Carboxydocella sporoproducens DSM 16521 genome, the region TCCAGAGTTTGCCGATCAAGGATGCTGAGCAAGATAGCCATTTCTCTGGTATTTATTATTCCGTCGTTGGCAAGACGATAAATAATATCCTCCGCCTGGCGCTGGCTAATCTGCGATCCTACAAAGTGGTCAAGCTCAGTAAGCAGCTTATTTTCCTCAGGCAACTGTATTCTCAAGATTCGTATATATCCACCACCGCCCCGGCGGCTTTCTACGATAAATCCTCGCTCCCTCGTAAACCGGGTACTGATTACATAATTGATTTGCGAAGGCACACAATTAAATCTGGCTGCCAGTTCATTGCGCTGTAATTCAACCGCTCCTCCAGCTGCTGCAAGTTTCTCCATGATATATTGCTCAATATAATCACTAAGAGAACTCATACTATCACCTCCACCTCTAGTATGCCCCGCTATCTTGATTTTACTTTGACTTTCTTTGACTTTCAATTTGTAAAATTATCCTTTAATACAATTCATGCAACAATATCCCTCTCA harbors:
- a CDS encoding CtsR family transcriptional regulator, whose product is MSSLSDYIEQYIMEKLAAAGGAVELQRNELAARFNCVPSQINYVISTRFTRERGFIVESRRGGGGYIRILRIQLPEENKLLTELDHFVGSQISQRQAEDIIYRLANDGIINTREMAILLSILDRQTLDMRLPERDMWRARLLKAALMGLIKHVTKGGYDDDL